From Tiliqua scincoides isolate rTilSci1 chromosome 2, rTilSci1.hap2, whole genome shotgun sequence, the proteins below share one genomic window:
- the DAB2 gene encoding disabled homolog 2 → MSSEGETSSVNSQPAQQQAPLKTQPSKKEKKKGPEKTEEFLLARFQGDGVRYKAKLIGIDDVPGARGDKMSQDSMMKLKGMAVAARSQGQHKQKIWVNISLAGIKIIDEKTGVIEHEHPVNKISFIARDVTDNRAFGYVCGGEGQHQFFAIKTAQQAEPLVVDLKDLFQVIYNLKKKEDDDKKKNEETKTVENGSNEATVDQVDKIKLGVDQMDLFGDMSTPPDLSSPAEEDKEILLVDLNSEIEAPPTSLKEEDLFLNDITPSLPKPQPPFLPENAFSANLSFFPTPNPDPFRDDPFTQPDQLAHLDSSLKPPSQKMESVVTGPVGSSVVVNGDGDYFGKQFDQISNRTGKQEMLASQWLAPKQPMQMATRTPNGIIESEQNGFIANPPANMFLESSSKGLPMQNGLRLDSDSNVQLMSHDSITISPPPQSTKPGRGRRTVKSAANDLFGSDIFAPGLPATSTLTSAAQPSPMQTNPLELFNTSVPAAPSMTTLGGLSTSTPPKPAWGPQSAVFSQPPSVFPGSVLNVQSTSFTPALGFGATPQVPSWNQSTVLGVPTQSPSPDLWGQPARVSPPNVWAQPPTAGNPFQANLFPSSLAAQPPPMLSTSPPPQLPPRIAPQKEMTKKESDAFTALDPLGDKEIRDVKEMFKDFQLTKPPVVPARRAEQQQGPPKPASRQPAMMPAEDLFEKPFKADAFGAPLLSSNAVQNRLPSAQFADPFGNPFA, encoded by the exons GACCAGAAAAAACAGAAGAATTCCTCTTGGCCAGATTCCAAGGTGATGGCGTAAGATACAAGGCCAAACTGATTGGTATTGATGATGTACCAGGAGCAAGGGGTGATAAGATGAGTCAAGATTCAATGATGAAACTGAAG GGTATGGCAGTAGCAGCACGTTCTCAGGGACAGCACAAGCAGAAAATATGGGTGAACATCTCTCTTGCTGGGATCAAAATCATAGATGAGAAGACGGGG GTTATTGAGCATGAACATCCAGTCAACAAAATCTCCTTTATTGCTCGGGATGTAACTGACAATCGTGCCTTTGGGTATGTCTGTGGAGGAGAAGGACAACACCAGTTCTTTGCCATAAAAACTGCACAGCAG GCTGAACCTCTTGTTGTGGACCTGAAGGATCTTTTCCAAGTGATCTATAACCTCAAAAAGAAAGAGGATGATGACAAGAAAAAG AATGAAGAGACCAAGACAGTGGAG AATGGTAGCAATGAAGCAACTGTTGATCAAGTTGACAAAATTAAACTG GGTGTTGACCAGATGGATCTATTTGGTGACATGTCTACTCCTCCTGACCTGAGCAGTCCCGCA GAGGAGGATAAGGAGATCCTGTTAGTGGATTTAAACTCTGAAATCGAGGCCCCTCCGACTTCTCTCAAAGAGGAGGACCTTTTCTTGAATGACATCACACCATCACTGCCAAAGCCTCAGCCACCTTTCTTGCCTGAAAACGCTTTCTCTGCAAACCTCAGCTTCTTTCCCACTCCCAATCCTGACCCTTTCCGTGATGACCCTTTCACACAGCCTGACCAATTGGCACACCTTGATTCTTCTCTCAAACCTCCCAGTCAGAAGATGGAAAGTGTGGTGACTGGCCCAGTGGGGAGCAGCGTTGTTGTGAATGGTGACGGAGACTACTTTGGGAAACAGTTTGACCAGATTTCCAACAGAACTGGCAAGCAGGAGATGCTGGCCAGCCAGTGGCTTGCTCCCAAACAGCCAATGCAAATGGCAACCAGGACTCCAAATGGGATTATAGAGAGTGAACAGAATGGCTTCATTGCAAACCCCCCAGCAAATATGTTCCTGGAGAGCTCTTCCAAAGGATTACCCATGCAAAATGGATTACGCCTAGACTCGGATAGCAACGTCCAGCTGATGTCTCATGACTCTATAACAATTAGTCCGCCTCCACAAAGCACCAAgccaggaagaggaaggaggactgTTAAG AGTGCAGCCAATGACCTGTTTGGCTCGGACATCTTTGCTCCTGGGCTTCCGGCAACAAGCACCTTGACTTCTGCAGCACAGCCTTCACCTATGCAAACCAACCCTTTAGAGCTTTTCAACACTAGCGTTCCTGCAGCACCTTCTATGACAACACTAG GTGGCTTGTCTACATCTACACCCCCAAAACCTGCATGGGGCCCCCAATCTGCAGTCTTCAGCCAGCCCCCATCAGTATTTCCTGGATCTGTTCTCAATGTTCAATCAACAAGCTTTACTCCTGCTCTTGGCTTTGGTGCTACTCCACAAGTTCCTTCCTGGAATCAGTCGACAGTCTTGGGAGTACCAACACAATCTCCATCTCCAGATCTCTGGGGTCAGCCTGCACGTGTTTCTCCTCCTAATGTCTGGGCACAGCCACCCACCGCTGGAAACCCTTTCCAAGCCAATCTGTTTCCGTCTTCGCTGGCTGCGCAGCCACCACCTATGTTGTCTACTAGTCCTCCCCCTCAACTTCCTCCTAGGATTGCTCCTCAGAAGGAGATGACCAAGAAGGAAAGCGATGCCTTCACAGCTCTGGACCCACTTGGTGACAAAGAAATAAGGGATGTAAAAGAAATGTTCAAAGACTTCCAGCTGACCAAACCACCTGTGGTGCCGGCAAGGAGGGCTGAGCAGCAGCAAG GGCCACCAAAGCCCGCTTCCAGGCAACCtgccatgatgcctgctgaagatCTGTTTGAAAAACCTTTTAAGGCAGATGCCTTTGGTGCACCTTTGCTAAGTTCA AATGCAGTTCAGAATCGGCTGCCTTCAGCTCAGTTTGCTGATCCTTTTGGCAATCCATTTGCATAG